The Flexivirga oryzae genome has a segment encoding these proteins:
- the atpD gene encoding F0F1 ATP synthase subunit beta, with product MSEIAHEVDVLDKEAEETKPGAVGRVARVIGPVIDVEFPTDGMPDLFNLLTLEVDLSGEGGENEGKKQINLEVEQHIGDNMVRAISLQPTDGVVRGQAVQDSGGPIRVPVGDGTLGKVFNATGECLNLEEGQTLEVKERWGIHRRPPAFDQLESKTQMFETGIKVIDLLTPYVQGGKIGLFGGAGVGKTVLIQEMIARVARDHGGVSVFAGVGERTREGNDLMVEMEEAGVLGQTALVFGQMDEPPGTRLRVALSALTMAEYFRDVQNQDVLLFIDNIFRFTQAGSEVSTLLGRMPSAVGYQPTLADEMGELQERITSTRGHSITSMQAIYVPADDYTDPAPATTFAHLDATTELSRDIASMGIYPAVDPLTSTSRILDPRYVSKEHYDTAVRVKQILQRNKELQDIIAILGIDELSEEDKVLVNRARRIQRFLSQNTYVAKQFTGIDGSTVPLAETIEAFNKIADGDYDTTPEQAFFLCGGLDDVEKKAAQLAKED from the coding sequence CGGAGGAGACCAAGCCGGGCGCCGTGGGGCGTGTTGCGCGGGTCATCGGACCGGTCATCGACGTCGAGTTCCCCACCGACGGAATGCCCGATCTGTTCAACCTGCTGACCCTTGAGGTCGACCTGTCCGGCGAGGGCGGCGAGAACGAAGGCAAGAAGCAGATCAACCTCGAGGTCGAGCAGCACATCGGCGACAACATGGTCCGCGCGATCTCGCTGCAGCCGACCGACGGCGTCGTGCGCGGCCAGGCCGTGCAGGACAGCGGCGGCCCGATCCGGGTGCCGGTCGGCGACGGCACCCTCGGCAAGGTCTTCAACGCGACCGGTGAGTGCCTGAACCTCGAAGAGGGTCAGACCCTCGAGGTCAAGGAGCGCTGGGGCATCCACCGTCGCCCGCCGGCCTTCGACCAGCTGGAGTCCAAGACCCAGATGTTCGAGACGGGCATCAAGGTCATCGACCTGCTGACGCCGTACGTGCAGGGTGGCAAGATCGGCCTGTTCGGTGGTGCCGGTGTCGGCAAGACCGTCCTCATCCAGGAAATGATCGCCCGTGTGGCTCGCGACCACGGTGGTGTGTCGGTGTTTGCCGGTGTCGGTGAGCGCACCCGTGAGGGCAACGACCTGATGGTCGAGATGGAGGAGGCTGGGGTTCTCGGTCAGACCGCGCTCGTCTTCGGTCAGATGGACGAGCCGCCGGGCACCCGTCTGCGCGTCGCCCTGTCGGCGCTGACGATGGCGGAGTACTTCCGTGACGTCCAGAACCAGGACGTGCTGCTGTTCATCGACAACATCTTCCGGTTCACCCAGGCCGGTTCCGAGGTGTCCACGCTGCTCGGTCGTATGCCGAGCGCGGTGGGTTACCAGCCGACCCTGGCCGACGAGATGGGCGAGCTGCAGGAGCGGATCACCTCCACCCGTGGTCACTCGATCACCTCGATGCAGGCGATCTACGTCCCCGCGGACGACTACACCGACCCGGCGCCGGCCACCACGTTCGCGCACCTGGACGCCACGACCGAGCTCTCGCGTGACATCGCCTCCATGGGTATCTACCCGGCGGTGGACCCGCTGACCTCGACCTCGCGCATCCTCGACCCGCGCTACGTGTCCAAGGAGCACTACGACACCGCGGTCCGCGTGAAGCAGATCCTGCAGCGCAACAAGGAGCTGCAGGACATCATCGCGATCCTCGGTATCGACGAGCTGTCCGAAGAGGACAAGGTGCTGGTCAACCGCGCTCGCCGCATCCAGCGCTTCCTGTCGCAGAACACCTACGTCGCCAAGCAGTTCACCGGCATCGACGGCTCGACCGTGCCGCTGGCGGAGACCATCGAGGCGTTCAACAAGATCGCCGATGGTGACTACGACACCACGCCGGAGCAGGCGTTCTTCCTCTGCGGTGGCCTCGACGACGTCGAGAAGAAGGCCGCCCAGCTGGCCAAGGAGGACTGA